Part of the Natronobacterium gregoryi SP2 genome, GGGCCGGCTGCCTCCTCGACGGAGCCCTCTGGACGCGAGCAGGTCGACCCAAGTCAAGAGAGTGCCGCCGACGCGTCCGGCCGCTCCTGGCTCTCTCGGCTAGTTCCAGATCGTCCGTCGCTGTCGGTTCCCCGTGAAGACCTTTTCTCCCCGAAGGCATTTCTCGCGTTCGTCGCGCTCGTCAGCGTCGGGCTGTTCGCCGGGAACGCGTTGATCCCCGTCGCCGGACGACTGATCGGGATGTTCGCCATCGCCTTCCTGGTCGGACTGGCGACGAGCAAACGACGCTATCTCGAGATGACGACCGCAGGCGTCGCTTCGGGCGGCGCGACTTCGCTCCTGATCGACCCCTGGTTCGTCGCAGCCGGCCTCGGGACGCGAGTGCTCGCCGTCGGCGCGGCGACCGGTCTCGTCGCTGCACTCGCCGGCTACTACTTCGGTCGTGACTTGCGTGCGGGACTCGCTCGCGACGTCGAGTGACGACAGCAGCCACCGACAGTCAGTGCGTCCCCAATACGAGAGTGGTGTAACCGGTCTGCAGACGGTGTCAGTTGTTACTACACGAGTTCAGCTCCCAGCCGCGTTCAGTGCGCTGGACGATTCCGTCGTCGGCCATCGCCTCGAGTAACTCGGCGACAACCTCGCGGGGCGCGTCGACATCCCGGCTGAGTTCACCGACCGACTTGGGCTCCGAACGAACACTCGCGAGCAGATCCGCGTAGATCCGGCTCTCCGGGCCGGCCCCGACCGTCTCCGAGATGCGATCGAGAACGTCACAGAGCCGTCCCTGCACCCAACGCTGGGCCAGCGAGAGTTCGTTCTCGAGTTGTTCGAGTTCGTCGAGTACCTCGAGCAACTCGTCGAGATTGTCGGTCCCGCCAGGATCGACCTCCAGCGAGAGGTGTGGACAGGTCGTAATGTCGAAACTGTTGTTCGCAGGATAGGCGCTCTTGCTCGCGAACCCGTACGGCGAGACGCTCACCTCGAGGCGGACGTTTCGGGCGATGTGGAAGTACTTCCGGCGCTGATCGTCGATCCGACTCTCGATCAGGCCAGCCTCCTCGAGTTTCCGCAGG contains:
- a CDS encoding ArsR/SmtB family transcription factor, yielding MDSAALLDLLGNENRRRILRLLARKPCYVTEISEYLGVSPKAVIEHLRKLEEAGLIESRIDDQRRKYFHIARNVRLEVSVSPYGFASKSAYPANNSFDITTCPHLSLEVDPGGTDNLDELLEVLDELEQLENELSLAQRWVQGRLCDVLDRISETVGAGPESRIYADLLASVRSEPKSVGELSRDVDAPREVVAELLEAMADDGIVQRTERGWELNSCSNN